In Denticeps clupeoides chromosome 1, fDenClu1.1, whole genome shotgun sequence, a single window of DNA contains:
- the zfyve28 gene encoding lateral signaling target protein 2 homolog isoform X1, whose amino-acid sequence MNRFRKWLYKPKRTDSHLLAQFYYADEELNQVATELDSLDGRKDPQRCTLLVNQFRSCQDNVLNIINQIMDECIPGDRANRDFCVKFPEEIRHDNLAGQLWFGAECLAAGSIIMNREIESMAMRPLAKDLTRSLEEVRNITRDQALRDINFYTERMKDALRHFDSLFAEFELSYVSAMVPVKTPKEYYVQQEVIVLFCETVERALKLGYLTQDMIDDYEPALMFTIPRLAIVCGLVVYSEGPLNLERKPEDMSELFRPFRTLLKKIRDLLQTLTEEELQTLERSLCVSQDGEFPQGQDHSSVGEPSQPSSSTTENQEVEEEKSIIVEKRQDKEEESLDVALGTSHSKENGVWEEEQEETTLCDEDGEADLACSMQYDEEEIEQLNMMVHQVGDQMSTLLSPPSQGHSPARRPINRHGVSSGPSSTEASPRRTPGHYQEEEEDRVFFMEDLEVGVAGGDIVTSVDELRVGHAPLLMSTSSQIPGPVTTDLASSGWLRACQSEELANGTSRQPKRTQRSTSLDPAVTSLSNGWEAVPGEEVAVGGGAGVVEAAEVIAHRTGGMKLSATVIFNPHSPSLSDLAMVLPRPSEVAEPCNMGGGALVATHCLLNSCVCCAGGCDDTAVRDDSGVDSATAMATLGLSFGAEKQKVALAVARSLAGEARNSLVGMGDSGNVSSAVHLTPPSPRQTREGPALKEGVENAEEGPGSPQCPCCETCHALGSGTSEGCSHQGRNSRRPQGSTQDIQTRGERDPTKEGIKKTSSLRGSPLSSVSSSDCESVSVTTCSLSSAYTPSPVSSLTASSGTSEDLDHQEIQLALQAAKAAARNKIRSRFHSSSDLIHRLFVCISGVADQLQTNYASDLRSILKTLFEVMATKSEQGDIDKQKKAGPGLRSAVLEDCALCQETISSGELAAKARDGQFEDPPEWVPDEACSSCVACKAPFTVIRRKHHCRSCGKIFCSRCSSHSAPLPRYGQMKPVRVCTHCYMFHVTPFYSDRTGI is encoded by the exons ATGAATCGCTTCCGAAAGTGGCTGTACAAGCCGAAG AGGACAGACTCTCACCTCCTGGCCCAGTTTTACTATGCAGATGAGGAGCTGAATCAGGTGGCCACAGAGCTGGACAGCCTGGATGGCAGGAAGGACCCCCAGAGGTGTACCCTGCTGGTCAACCAATTCCGCTCCTGCCAG GATAACGTGCTGAACATCATTAATCAGATCATGGATGAGTGTATCCCTGGTGACCGGGCAAACAGAGACTTCTGTGTAAAGTTCCCCGAGGAGATTCGCCACGACAACTTGGCGGGCCAACTGTGGTTCGGGGCCGAG TGCTTGGCTGCCGGCTCCATTATTATGAACCGGGAGATTGAGAGCATGGCCATGCGACCACTGGCCAAGGATCTTACCCGCAGCCTGGAGGAGGTGCGGAACATCACCCGTGACCAAGCGCTCCGTGACATCAACTTCTACACAGAGCGCATGAAAGACGCCCTCCGCCACTTTGACAGCCTCTTTGCTGAATTTGAGCTCAG ttATGTGTCAGCCATGGTGCCTGTGAAGACGCCAAAGGAGTACTATGTCCAGCAGGAGGTGATTGTGCTCTTCTGTGAAACAGTGGAAAG GGCACTGAAACTGGGATATCTTACACAAGACATGATTGATGACTATGAACCTGCTCTTATGTTTACAATCCCCAGGCTGGCCATTGTGTG TGGCCTGGTTGTCTATTCTGAAGGACCTCTGAACCTGGAACGTAAACCAGAGGACATGTCTGAGCTCTTCCGGCCTTTTCGCACTTTACTAAAGAAGATCAG GGATCTGCTCCAGACACTAACAGAGGAGGAACTACAGACTCTGGAACGCAGCCTCTGTGTCTCTCAGGATGGGGAGTTCCCACAAGGTCAGGACCACTCATCAGTCGGGGAGCCCAGCCAGCCCTCCTCAAGCACAACAGAGAACCAGGAGGTAGAGGAGGAAAAGAGTATTATAGTGGAGAAGCGACAAGACAAGGAGGAGGAGTCCCTGGACGTGGCTCTTGGCACCTCCCACTCTAAAGAGAATGGTGTctgggaggaggagcaggaggagacaACTCTGTGTGATGAAGATGGCGAAGCCGACTTGGCCTGCTCCATGCAGTACGATGAAGAGGAGATCGAGCAGCTCAACATGATGGTTCATCAGGTGGGTGACCAGATGTCCACCCTGCTTTCCCCACCCAGCCAGGGTCACTCCCCAGCCCGCCGGCCTATTAACAGGCATGGCGTCTCCAGTGGGCCTTCCAGCACCGAGGCCTCGCCCCGCCGGACACCCGGCCActaccaggaggaggaggaggatcgTGTCTTCTTCATGGAGGACTTGGAGGTGGGGGTAGCAGGGGGTGACATAGTGACGAGTGTAGACGAGCTACGGGTGGGACACGCACCGCTTCTGATGTCCACATCCAGTCAAATTCCAGGCCCAGTCACTACGGATTTGGCCTCCAGTGGTTGGCTGAGAGCCTGTCAATCAGAAGAGTTGGCTAATGGTACCAGCCGGCAGCCCAAAAGGACACAGCGCTCTACCTCCCTCGATCCAGCTGTCACTTCCTTGAGCAACGGCTGGGAGGCGGTGCCTGGGGAGGAAGTGGCAGTGGGTGGCGGAGCTGGGGTGGTGGAGGCAGCGGAGGTCATCGCCCATCGGACTGGTGGCATGAAGCTCTCGGCCACGGTTATCTTCAACCCTCACTCCCCCAGCCTATCAGACCTGGCCATGGTCCTGCCCCGCCCATCGGAGGTGGCAGAGCCATGCAACATGGGGGGCGGAGCCCTGGTGGCCACGCACTGCCTGCTCAACTCCTGTGTGTGCTGCGCAGGTGGCTGCGACGACACTGCGGTTCGTGATGACTCTGGCGTGGATAGTGCCACTGCCATGGCGACGCTGGGCTTGTCGTTCGGGGCAGAAAAGCAGAAGGTGGCGCTGGCCGTCGCTCGCTCGCTGGCAGGGGAGGCACGGAACAGTCTGGTGGGGATGGGAGACTCCGGCAATGTTTCCTCCGCTGTTCACCTGACGCCCCCTTCGCCACGCCAAACCAGGGAGGGTCCCGCCTTGAAAGAAGGTGTCGAAAATGCGGAGGAAGGACCCGGCTCCCCACAGTGCCCCTGCTGCGAGACGTGCCACGCCCTGGGATCGGGGACGTCCGAAGGCTGCAGCCACCAGGGCAGGAATAGCCGGAGGCCACAGGGCAGCACACAGGACATACAAACACGTGGCGAGAGAGATCCCACCAAAGAGGGCATCAAAAAGAcctccag TTTGCGGGGCTCGCCTCTCAGTTCTGTTTCCAGCAGTGACTGTGAGAGTGTGTCTGTCACCACATGTAGTCTTTCCAGTGCATACACTCCCAg CCCCGTCAGCAGTCTGACTGCCAGTTCAGGGACATCAGAGGATCTGGACCACCAGGAGATCCAGCTGGCCCTGCAGGCCGCGAAGGCCGCCGCCCGCAACAAGATCCGCTCCCGCttccacagcagcagcgacCTCATCCACCGCCTCTTCGTCTGCATATCAG GGGTGGCTGACCAACTGCAGACCAACTATGCCAGCGACCTGCGCAGCATTCTCAAAACACTCTTCGAGGTCATGGCAACCAAATCGGAGCAGGGCGACATTGACAAGCAAAAGAAAG CAGGGCCAGGGCTCCGCAGTGCGGTGTTGGAGGACTGTGCCCTTTGTCAGGAGACCATATCATCTGGGGAGCTTGCAGCCAAAGCTCGGGACGGCCAGTTTGAAG ATCCTCCTGAATGGGTTCCTGATGAGGCCTGCAGCTCATGTGTCGCCTGTAAGGCTCCGTTCACAGTCATTCGCAGGAAACATCACTGCAGGAGCTGTGGGAAG ATCTTCTGTTCACGCTGCTCATCCCACTCCGCTCCGTTGCCGAGGTACGGTCAGATGAAACCAGTGAGAGTGTGTACTCACTGCTACATGTTCCACGTCACTCCTTTTTACAGCGACCGGACGGGTATCtga
- the zfyve28 gene encoding lateral signaling target protein 2 homolog isoform X2 has protein sequence MNRFRKWLYKPKRTDSHLLAQFYYADEELNQVATELDSLDGRKDPQRCTLLVNQFRSCQDNVLNIINQIMDECIPGDRANRDFCVKFPEEIRHDNLAGQLWFGAECLAAGSIIMNREIESMAMRPLAKDLTRSLEEVRNITRDQALRDINFYTERMKDALRHFDSLFAEFELSYVSAMVPVKTPKEYYVQQEVIVLFCETVERALKLGYLTQDMIDDYEPALMFTIPRLAIVCGLVVYSEGPLNLERKPEDMSELFRPFRTLLKKIRDLLQTLTEEELQTLERSLCVSQDGEFPQGQDHSSVGEPSQPSSSTTENQEVEEEKSIIVEKRQDKEEESLDVALGTSHSKENGVWEEEQEETTLCDEDGEADLACSMQYDEEEIEQLNMMVHQVGDQMSTLLSPPSQGHSPARRPINRHGVSSGPSSTEASPRRTPGHYQEEEEDRVFFMEDLEVGVAGGDIVTSVDELRVGHAPLLMSTSSQIPGPVTTDLASSGWLRACQSEELANGTSRQPKRTQRSTSLDPAVTSLSNGWEAVPGEEVAVGGGAGVVEAAEVIAHRTGGMKLSATVIFNPHSPSLSDLAMVLPRPSEVAEPCNMGGGALVATHCLLNSCVCCAGGCDDTAVRDDSGVDSATAMATLGLSFGAEKQKVALAVARSLAGEARNSLVGMGDSGNVSSAVHLTPPSPRQTREGPALKEGVENAEEGPGSPQCPCCETCHALGSGTSEGCSHQGRNSRRPQGSTQDIQTRGERDPTKEGIKKTSSLRGSPLSSVSSSDCESVSVTTCSLSSAYTPSPVSSLTASSGTSEDLDHQEIQLALQAAKAAARNKIRSRFHSSSDLIHRLFVCISGVADQLQTNYASDLRSILKTLFEVMATKSEQGDIDKQKKGPGLRSAVLEDCALCQETISSGELAAKARDGQFEDPPEWVPDEACSSCVACKAPFTVIRRKHHCRSCGKIFCSRCSSHSAPLPRYGQMKPVRVCTHCYMFHVTPFYSDRTGI, from the exons ATGAATCGCTTCCGAAAGTGGCTGTACAAGCCGAAG AGGACAGACTCTCACCTCCTGGCCCAGTTTTACTATGCAGATGAGGAGCTGAATCAGGTGGCCACAGAGCTGGACAGCCTGGATGGCAGGAAGGACCCCCAGAGGTGTACCCTGCTGGTCAACCAATTCCGCTCCTGCCAG GATAACGTGCTGAACATCATTAATCAGATCATGGATGAGTGTATCCCTGGTGACCGGGCAAACAGAGACTTCTGTGTAAAGTTCCCCGAGGAGATTCGCCACGACAACTTGGCGGGCCAACTGTGGTTCGGGGCCGAG TGCTTGGCTGCCGGCTCCATTATTATGAACCGGGAGATTGAGAGCATGGCCATGCGACCACTGGCCAAGGATCTTACCCGCAGCCTGGAGGAGGTGCGGAACATCACCCGTGACCAAGCGCTCCGTGACATCAACTTCTACACAGAGCGCATGAAAGACGCCCTCCGCCACTTTGACAGCCTCTTTGCTGAATTTGAGCTCAG ttATGTGTCAGCCATGGTGCCTGTGAAGACGCCAAAGGAGTACTATGTCCAGCAGGAGGTGATTGTGCTCTTCTGTGAAACAGTGGAAAG GGCACTGAAACTGGGATATCTTACACAAGACATGATTGATGACTATGAACCTGCTCTTATGTTTACAATCCCCAGGCTGGCCATTGTGTG TGGCCTGGTTGTCTATTCTGAAGGACCTCTGAACCTGGAACGTAAACCAGAGGACATGTCTGAGCTCTTCCGGCCTTTTCGCACTTTACTAAAGAAGATCAG GGATCTGCTCCAGACACTAACAGAGGAGGAACTACAGACTCTGGAACGCAGCCTCTGTGTCTCTCAGGATGGGGAGTTCCCACAAGGTCAGGACCACTCATCAGTCGGGGAGCCCAGCCAGCCCTCCTCAAGCACAACAGAGAACCAGGAGGTAGAGGAGGAAAAGAGTATTATAGTGGAGAAGCGACAAGACAAGGAGGAGGAGTCCCTGGACGTGGCTCTTGGCACCTCCCACTCTAAAGAGAATGGTGTctgggaggaggagcaggaggagacaACTCTGTGTGATGAAGATGGCGAAGCCGACTTGGCCTGCTCCATGCAGTACGATGAAGAGGAGATCGAGCAGCTCAACATGATGGTTCATCAGGTGGGTGACCAGATGTCCACCCTGCTTTCCCCACCCAGCCAGGGTCACTCCCCAGCCCGCCGGCCTATTAACAGGCATGGCGTCTCCAGTGGGCCTTCCAGCACCGAGGCCTCGCCCCGCCGGACACCCGGCCActaccaggaggaggaggaggatcgTGTCTTCTTCATGGAGGACTTGGAGGTGGGGGTAGCAGGGGGTGACATAGTGACGAGTGTAGACGAGCTACGGGTGGGACACGCACCGCTTCTGATGTCCACATCCAGTCAAATTCCAGGCCCAGTCACTACGGATTTGGCCTCCAGTGGTTGGCTGAGAGCCTGTCAATCAGAAGAGTTGGCTAATGGTACCAGCCGGCAGCCCAAAAGGACACAGCGCTCTACCTCCCTCGATCCAGCTGTCACTTCCTTGAGCAACGGCTGGGAGGCGGTGCCTGGGGAGGAAGTGGCAGTGGGTGGCGGAGCTGGGGTGGTGGAGGCAGCGGAGGTCATCGCCCATCGGACTGGTGGCATGAAGCTCTCGGCCACGGTTATCTTCAACCCTCACTCCCCCAGCCTATCAGACCTGGCCATGGTCCTGCCCCGCCCATCGGAGGTGGCAGAGCCATGCAACATGGGGGGCGGAGCCCTGGTGGCCACGCACTGCCTGCTCAACTCCTGTGTGTGCTGCGCAGGTGGCTGCGACGACACTGCGGTTCGTGATGACTCTGGCGTGGATAGTGCCACTGCCATGGCGACGCTGGGCTTGTCGTTCGGGGCAGAAAAGCAGAAGGTGGCGCTGGCCGTCGCTCGCTCGCTGGCAGGGGAGGCACGGAACAGTCTGGTGGGGATGGGAGACTCCGGCAATGTTTCCTCCGCTGTTCACCTGACGCCCCCTTCGCCACGCCAAACCAGGGAGGGTCCCGCCTTGAAAGAAGGTGTCGAAAATGCGGAGGAAGGACCCGGCTCCCCACAGTGCCCCTGCTGCGAGACGTGCCACGCCCTGGGATCGGGGACGTCCGAAGGCTGCAGCCACCAGGGCAGGAATAGCCGGAGGCCACAGGGCAGCACACAGGACATACAAACACGTGGCGAGAGAGATCCCACCAAAGAGGGCATCAAAAAGAcctccag TTTGCGGGGCTCGCCTCTCAGTTCTGTTTCCAGCAGTGACTGTGAGAGTGTGTCTGTCACCACATGTAGTCTTTCCAGTGCATACACTCCCAg CCCCGTCAGCAGTCTGACTGCCAGTTCAGGGACATCAGAGGATCTGGACCACCAGGAGATCCAGCTGGCCCTGCAGGCCGCGAAGGCCGCCGCCCGCAACAAGATCCGCTCCCGCttccacagcagcagcgacCTCATCCACCGCCTCTTCGTCTGCATATCAG GGGTGGCTGACCAACTGCAGACCAACTATGCCAGCGACCTGCGCAGCATTCTCAAAACACTCTTCGAGGTCATGGCAACCAAATCGGAGCAGGGCGACATTGACAAGCAAAAGAAAG GGCCAGGGCTCCGCAGTGCGGTGTTGGAGGACTGTGCCCTTTGTCAGGAGACCATATCATCTGGGGAGCTTGCAGCCAAAGCTCGGGACGGCCAGTTTGAAG ATCCTCCTGAATGGGTTCCTGATGAGGCCTGCAGCTCATGTGTCGCCTGTAAGGCTCCGTTCACAGTCATTCGCAGGAAACATCACTGCAGGAGCTGTGGGAAG ATCTTCTGTTCACGCTGCTCATCCCACTCCGCTCCGTTGCCGAGGTACGGTCAGATGAAACCAGTGAGAGTGTGTACTCACTGCTACATGTTCCACGTCACTCCTTTTTACAGCGACCGGACGGGTATCtga
- the zfyve28 gene encoding lateral signaling target protein 2 homolog isoform X3 translates to MNRFRKWLYKPKRTDSHLLAQFYYADEELNQVATELDSLDGRKDPQRCTLLVNQFRSCQDNVLNIINQIMDECIPGDRANRDFCVKFPEEIRHDNLAGQLWFGAECLAAGSIIMNREIESMAMRPLAKDLTRSLEEVRNITRDQALRDINFYTERMKDALRHFDSLFAEFELSYVSAMVPVKTPKEYYVQQEVIVLFCETVERALKLGYLTQDMIDDYEPALMFTIPRLAIVCGLVVYSEGPLNLERKPEDMSELFRPFRTLLKKIRDLLQTLTEEELQTLERSLCVSQDGEFPQGQDHSSVGEPSQPSSSTTENQEVEEEKSIIVEKRQDKEEESLDVALGTSHSKENGVWEEEQEETTLCDEDGEADLACSMQYDEEEIEQLNMMVHQVGDQMSTLLSPPSQGHSPARRPINRHGVSSGPSSTEASPRRTPGHYQEEEEDRVFFMEDLEVGVAGGDIVTSVDELRVGHAPLLMSTSSQIPGPVTTDLASSGWLRACQSEELANGTSRQPKRTQRSTSLDPAVTSLSNGWEAVPGEEVAVGGGAGVVEAAEVIAHRTGGMKLSATVIFNPHSPSLSDLAMVLPRPSEVAEPCNMGGGALVATHCLLNSCVCCAGGCDDTAVRDDSGVDSATAMATLGLSFGAEKQKVALAVARSLAGEARNSLVGMGDSGNVSSAVHLTPPSPRQTREGPALKEGVENAEEGPGSPQCPCCETCHALGSGTSEGCSHQGRNSRRPQGSTQDIQTRGERDPTKEGIKKTSSPVSSLTASSGTSEDLDHQEIQLALQAAKAAARNKIRSRFHSSSDLIHRLFVCISGVADQLQTNYASDLRSILKTLFEVMATKSEQGDIDKQKKAGPGLRSAVLEDCALCQETISSGELAAKARDGQFEDPPEWVPDEACSSCVACKAPFTVIRRKHHCRSCGKIFCSRCSSHSAPLPRYGQMKPVRVCTHCYMFHVTPFYSDRTGI, encoded by the exons ATGAATCGCTTCCGAAAGTGGCTGTACAAGCCGAAG AGGACAGACTCTCACCTCCTGGCCCAGTTTTACTATGCAGATGAGGAGCTGAATCAGGTGGCCACAGAGCTGGACAGCCTGGATGGCAGGAAGGACCCCCAGAGGTGTACCCTGCTGGTCAACCAATTCCGCTCCTGCCAG GATAACGTGCTGAACATCATTAATCAGATCATGGATGAGTGTATCCCTGGTGACCGGGCAAACAGAGACTTCTGTGTAAAGTTCCCCGAGGAGATTCGCCACGACAACTTGGCGGGCCAACTGTGGTTCGGGGCCGAG TGCTTGGCTGCCGGCTCCATTATTATGAACCGGGAGATTGAGAGCATGGCCATGCGACCACTGGCCAAGGATCTTACCCGCAGCCTGGAGGAGGTGCGGAACATCACCCGTGACCAAGCGCTCCGTGACATCAACTTCTACACAGAGCGCATGAAAGACGCCCTCCGCCACTTTGACAGCCTCTTTGCTGAATTTGAGCTCAG ttATGTGTCAGCCATGGTGCCTGTGAAGACGCCAAAGGAGTACTATGTCCAGCAGGAGGTGATTGTGCTCTTCTGTGAAACAGTGGAAAG GGCACTGAAACTGGGATATCTTACACAAGACATGATTGATGACTATGAACCTGCTCTTATGTTTACAATCCCCAGGCTGGCCATTGTGTG TGGCCTGGTTGTCTATTCTGAAGGACCTCTGAACCTGGAACGTAAACCAGAGGACATGTCTGAGCTCTTCCGGCCTTTTCGCACTTTACTAAAGAAGATCAG GGATCTGCTCCAGACACTAACAGAGGAGGAACTACAGACTCTGGAACGCAGCCTCTGTGTCTCTCAGGATGGGGAGTTCCCACAAGGTCAGGACCACTCATCAGTCGGGGAGCCCAGCCAGCCCTCCTCAAGCACAACAGAGAACCAGGAGGTAGAGGAGGAAAAGAGTATTATAGTGGAGAAGCGACAAGACAAGGAGGAGGAGTCCCTGGACGTGGCTCTTGGCACCTCCCACTCTAAAGAGAATGGTGTctgggaggaggagcaggaggagacaACTCTGTGTGATGAAGATGGCGAAGCCGACTTGGCCTGCTCCATGCAGTACGATGAAGAGGAGATCGAGCAGCTCAACATGATGGTTCATCAGGTGGGTGACCAGATGTCCACCCTGCTTTCCCCACCCAGCCAGGGTCACTCCCCAGCCCGCCGGCCTATTAACAGGCATGGCGTCTCCAGTGGGCCTTCCAGCACCGAGGCCTCGCCCCGCCGGACACCCGGCCActaccaggaggaggaggaggatcgTGTCTTCTTCATGGAGGACTTGGAGGTGGGGGTAGCAGGGGGTGACATAGTGACGAGTGTAGACGAGCTACGGGTGGGACACGCACCGCTTCTGATGTCCACATCCAGTCAAATTCCAGGCCCAGTCACTACGGATTTGGCCTCCAGTGGTTGGCTGAGAGCCTGTCAATCAGAAGAGTTGGCTAATGGTACCAGCCGGCAGCCCAAAAGGACACAGCGCTCTACCTCCCTCGATCCAGCTGTCACTTCCTTGAGCAACGGCTGGGAGGCGGTGCCTGGGGAGGAAGTGGCAGTGGGTGGCGGAGCTGGGGTGGTGGAGGCAGCGGAGGTCATCGCCCATCGGACTGGTGGCATGAAGCTCTCGGCCACGGTTATCTTCAACCCTCACTCCCCCAGCCTATCAGACCTGGCCATGGTCCTGCCCCGCCCATCGGAGGTGGCAGAGCCATGCAACATGGGGGGCGGAGCCCTGGTGGCCACGCACTGCCTGCTCAACTCCTGTGTGTGCTGCGCAGGTGGCTGCGACGACACTGCGGTTCGTGATGACTCTGGCGTGGATAGTGCCACTGCCATGGCGACGCTGGGCTTGTCGTTCGGGGCAGAAAAGCAGAAGGTGGCGCTGGCCGTCGCTCGCTCGCTGGCAGGGGAGGCACGGAACAGTCTGGTGGGGATGGGAGACTCCGGCAATGTTTCCTCCGCTGTTCACCTGACGCCCCCTTCGCCACGCCAAACCAGGGAGGGTCCCGCCTTGAAAGAAGGTGTCGAAAATGCGGAGGAAGGACCCGGCTCCCCACAGTGCCCCTGCTGCGAGACGTGCCACGCCCTGGGATCGGGGACGTCCGAAGGCTGCAGCCACCAGGGCAGGAATAGCCGGAGGCCACAGGGCAGCACACAGGACATACAAACACGTGGCGAGAGAGATCCCACCAAAGAGGGCATCAAAAAGAcctccag CCCCGTCAGCAGTCTGACTGCCAGTTCAGGGACATCAGAGGATCTGGACCACCAGGAGATCCAGCTGGCCCTGCAGGCCGCGAAGGCCGCCGCCCGCAACAAGATCCGCTCCCGCttccacagcagcagcgacCTCATCCACCGCCTCTTCGTCTGCATATCAG GGGTGGCTGACCAACTGCAGACCAACTATGCCAGCGACCTGCGCAGCATTCTCAAAACACTCTTCGAGGTCATGGCAACCAAATCGGAGCAGGGCGACATTGACAAGCAAAAGAAAG CAGGGCCAGGGCTCCGCAGTGCGGTGTTGGAGGACTGTGCCCTTTGTCAGGAGACCATATCATCTGGGGAGCTTGCAGCCAAAGCTCGGGACGGCCAGTTTGAAG ATCCTCCTGAATGGGTTCCTGATGAGGCCTGCAGCTCATGTGTCGCCTGTAAGGCTCCGTTCACAGTCATTCGCAGGAAACATCACTGCAGGAGCTGTGGGAAG ATCTTCTGTTCACGCTGCTCATCCCACTCCGCTCCGTTGCCGAGGTACGGTCAGATGAAACCAGTGAGAGTGTGTACTCACTGCTACATGTTCCACGTCACTCCTTTTTACAGCGACCGGACGGGTATCtga